One genomic segment of Arthrobacter sp. NicSoilB8 includes these proteins:
- a CDS encoding NAD(P)-binding domain-containing protein translates to MSETISILGAGKLGTVLARLAVASGHRVLIAGSGDPERIRLIMQVMAPGAEPVAALQAAREGDIVILALPLGKYRTLPREALAGKLVIDAMNYWWEVDGPRPDLTDSDLPTSTVVQEFLAHSVVVKAFNHMGYHDLDEGPRRPGAPGRKGMAVAGDDGNGTDRVITLVDQIGLDPVPAGTLHDSIRLQPHAEAFGANAPASELQSMLNRFHTTLLGREILDGCIGDVSPAVA, encoded by the coding sequence ATGAGCGAGACCATCAGCATTCTTGGAGCCGGCAAACTTGGCACTGTCCTGGCACGCCTGGCCGTTGCCTCCGGGCACCGTGTCCTCATCGCTGGATCCGGGGACCCGGAACGCATCCGACTGATCATGCAGGTCATGGCTCCCGGCGCCGAACCGGTAGCAGCGCTTCAGGCAGCCCGGGAAGGTGACATCGTCATCCTGGCCCTGCCCCTGGGCAAATACAGGACCCTGCCGCGGGAGGCCCTGGCGGGCAAACTGGTCATCGACGCAATGAACTACTGGTGGGAAGTCGACGGCCCACGGCCCGATCTGACGGACTCGGACCTCCCCACCAGCACGGTGGTGCAGGAATTCCTCGCCCACTCCGTCGTCGTCAAGGCCTTCAATCACATGGGCTACCACGACCTGGATGAAGGACCCCGCAGACCCGGAGCCCCTGGCCGGAAGGGCATGGCCGTCGCCGGAGACGACGGCAACGGCACCGACCGCGTGATCACTCTGGTAGACCAGATCGGCCTCGACCCGGTCCCGGCCGGGACACTCCATGACAGCATCCGCCTGCAGCCGCACGCGGAGGCTTTTGGCGCGAACGCCCCGGCCTCCGAACTGCAATCCATGCTCAACCGGTTCCACACCACCCTCTTGGGCAGGGAAATCCTCGATGGATGTATTGGTGACGTATCTCCAGCAGTTGCTTAG
- a CDS encoding LLM class flavin-dependent oxidoreductase has translation MSEVIFGLDTFGDVPMDDNGVPVSQARAIRQLIDEVVIADHLGVDVFTVGEHHRPEFSVSSPETVLAGMATRTERIRLGSGVTVLSSDDPVRVFQRFATVDALSNGRAEVILGRGSFTESFPLFGYDLSDYDVLFEEKIELFARLLEEKPVTWRGTVRAPLVDADVYPKTEGGLRTWVGVGGSPQSVVRTAKYGFPLMLAIIGGQPERFAPYIDLYKRAAAQFGTTAWPVGMHSPGFIADTDDEAKEIYWPHYKVVRDRIGALRGWPPVRREEFEAEIQHGSMYIGSPDSVARRIAGAVSSLNVGRFDLIFTAGAQPISARLKAVELYGSTVVPLVREMLAERQLTESAAV, from the coding sequence ATGAGCGAAGTCATCTTTGGTCTGGATACCTTCGGAGACGTCCCTATGGATGACAACGGCGTGCCCGTGAGCCAAGCCCGGGCGATCAGGCAACTCATTGATGAGGTGGTTATAGCCGACCACCTGGGGGTTGATGTCTTCACCGTGGGTGAGCATCACCGGCCGGAGTTTTCTGTGTCTTCCCCCGAAACGGTTCTGGCCGGCATGGCCACCCGGACCGAACGCATCCGTCTGGGCTCCGGCGTGACTGTGCTCAGTTCTGATGACCCGGTGCGCGTTTTTCAGCGGTTCGCCACAGTCGATGCGCTTTCGAACGGCCGTGCCGAGGTGATCCTCGGGCGGGGATCGTTTACCGAGTCCTTCCCTCTCTTCGGTTACGACCTCAGCGACTACGACGTCCTCTTCGAGGAAAAAATCGAGCTCTTCGCCCGCCTGCTGGAAGAGAAGCCGGTGACCTGGAGGGGGACCGTCCGTGCTCCCCTGGTCGATGCCGATGTCTATCCGAAAACAGAAGGGGGCCTGAGGACGTGGGTGGGCGTGGGCGGTTCGCCCCAGTCCGTGGTCCGCACGGCAAAGTATGGGTTCCCGCTCATGCTGGCCATTATCGGCGGGCAGCCGGAACGTTTCGCCCCATACATCGACCTCTACAAGAGGGCCGCGGCACAGTTCGGCACTACTGCATGGCCGGTGGGTATGCACTCTCCTGGCTTCATTGCCGACACCGATGATGAGGCGAAGGAAATTTACTGGCCGCATTACAAAGTGGTCCGGGACCGCATCGGCGCTCTTCGGGGCTGGCCACCGGTCCGCAGGGAGGAATTCGAAGCAGAAATCCAGCATGGTTCGATGTACATTGGATCCCCCGACTCCGTGGCGCGAAGAATCGCCGGCGCCGTCTCCTCCCTCAACGTCGGCCGGTTCGACCTCATTTTCACCGCCGGTGCCCAGCCCATCAGCGCCCGGCTGAAAGCAGTTGAACTTTACGGCAGCACCGTCGTGCCGCTGGTGCGCGAAATGCTCGCCGAGCGCCAGCTGACCGAATCTGCGGCCGTATGA
- a CDS encoding MarR family transcriptional regulator produces MTNQAEKLARRSPTRAELAVWREYIETAEALGRALATGLQSTSGVSSADYAVLLALSEAEDHRLRSSALAVAIGWERSRLSHHLGRMEARGLIRRQRSDSDNRGAAAELTDEGARMFRSASASHLRLVREVFVDALTSEELEDAGKVAASLRAHLEKQRGL; encoded by the coding sequence ATGACCAACCAAGCAGAAAAGCTGGCGCGGCGCAGCCCCACCCGGGCGGAACTGGCGGTGTGGCGTGAATACATCGAGACAGCAGAGGCTCTGGGGCGGGCCCTGGCCACTGGGTTGCAATCGACGTCAGGTGTATCGTCCGCGGACTATGCCGTGCTGCTGGCACTCAGCGAGGCTGAGGACCACCGGCTGCGGTCATCAGCGCTGGCAGTGGCCATCGGCTGGGAACGCAGCCGGTTGTCGCATCATCTGGGCCGAATGGAGGCCCGCGGGCTCATCCGCCGGCAACGGTCGGACTCAGACAACCGGGGGGCAGCGGCGGAGCTCACCGACGAGGGGGCCAGAATGTTCCGCAGCGCGTCTGCGTCACACCTGCGGCTTGTCCGCGAGGTTTTTGTCGACGCCCTGACATCCGAGGAGCTAGAGGACGCCGGGAAGGTGGCGGCCAGCCTGCGGGCCCATCTGGAGAAACAGCGCGGGCTGTAA
- a CDS encoding helix-turn-helix domain-containing protein: MMSKHPEGQHQMRVGELAANIGVSVQTLRLWEKQGLISPERTLGGQRVFSRDQVDRASWIASLRRKQGWNPAAIKSALAGAGASGQALDGEATLPASHSYGARIRAARKARGLTLDETARRAGISRSALSSLELGHDSVTPQLLSVIADALGFGISAFVPPSTTHDRLTRADERTTTTMAGGVRWEELAKPGHGLEPALLIVPSGGSSGGSYTRPDELWIFILRGELVIVVGDESRTLCVGDSIILEPHVVWNWRNDTSHEAQVIYVERCVPLREGPF, encoded by the coding sequence ATGATGTCTAAGCATCCCGAAGGTCAGCATCAGATGCGTGTGGGAGAGCTGGCTGCAAACATAGGCGTGAGCGTGCAGACGCTCAGATTGTGGGAGAAACAAGGGTTGATCAGCCCGGAGCGAACGCTCGGTGGGCAGCGAGTGTTCTCGCGAGATCAAGTGGACCGGGCGTCCTGGATCGCATCGCTACGGCGTAAGCAGGGTTGGAACCCGGCAGCGATCAAGAGCGCACTCGCCGGTGCAGGAGCCTCTGGTCAAGCGCTAGACGGGGAGGCCACGTTACCCGCCAGCCACTCTTACGGTGCACGTATCAGGGCCGCCAGGAAAGCCCGAGGACTTACTCTCGACGAAACTGCACGCCGTGCAGGTATTTCGCGTTCTGCCTTGTCGAGTCTGGAGCTGGGGCATGATTCAGTAACTCCGCAGCTGCTCTCGGTGATCGCGGACGCCCTCGGGTTCGGGATCTCCGCGTTCGTGCCGCCGTCTACGACGCATGACCGGCTGACTCGCGCGGATGAACGGACGACCACCACGATGGCCGGAGGCGTGCGCTGGGAGGAGCTGGCAAAACCCGGTCATGGTCTGGAACCGGCGCTGCTCATCGTTCCATCGGGCGGAAGCAGCGGAGGTAGTTACACCAGACCCGATGAGCTGTGGATATTCATCCTGAGGGGTGAACTGGTGATCGTGGTCGGCGACGAAAGCAGAACTTTGTGTGTCGGCGATTCCATCATCCTCGAACCCCACGTGGTGTGGAACTGGCGAAATGACACGTCCCATGAGGCGCAGGTGATCTACGTCGAGCGCTGTGTTCCGCTGCGCGAGGGTCCATTCTGA
- a CDS encoding polysaccharide deacetylase family protein, which translates to MMTFEMISNPVPWPAGSRGAASVSFDVDLDSMLELEHGEHARQRMAGRSWLRYDEVAVPRLLRLYRELGIKQTFFFPGWCIENYAYLVEACVEGGHEIALHGYQHEVINRLAPGEEERLLDRTIAAAEALLAGVIPTGWRSPLYSLSQDTPRLLVERGFTYDASLMGDDVPYILRSSAGDLLELPSEWANDDWSHYAVAPDLDYATQVRSPSEAAGVYRAELESARRHGALWIAVWHPNVSGRMARFEVVADILTELAQGPMWLAPLGTIAGYVNDRIADGSFNPRVDLLRT; encoded by the coding sequence ATGATGACCTTCGAGATGATTAGCAACCCCGTTCCCTGGCCCGCTGGATCCCGTGGCGCAGCCTCCGTCAGCTTTGACGTAGATCTCGACAGCATGTTGGAACTTGAACACGGCGAGCACGCGAGACAGCGGATGGCGGGTCGCTCCTGGCTTCGATATGACGAGGTCGCTGTTCCTCGCCTCCTGCGTCTTTACCGCGAGCTGGGGATCAAGCAGACGTTCTTCTTTCCCGGTTGGTGTATCGAGAACTATGCGTACCTTGTCGAAGCTTGTGTCGAAGGAGGACACGAGATCGCTCTACATGGGTATCAACATGAGGTGATCAATCGCCTAGCACCCGGGGAAGAGGAACGTCTTCTAGATCGAACAATCGCAGCGGCAGAAGCGCTGTTGGCCGGCGTGATCCCGACCGGGTGGCGTTCCCCTCTGTACAGCCTCTCCCAGGACACGCCCCGTCTCCTAGTTGAACGGGGATTCACCTATGACGCATCTCTAATGGGAGACGACGTTCCATACATCCTGCGTTCCAGCGCTGGCGATCTTCTAGAACTTCCGTCGGAGTGGGCGAACGATGACTGGTCGCACTATGCAGTCGCACCGGATCTTGACTACGCCACACAGGTGCGTTCACCTTCGGAGGCTGCGGGTGTGTATCGCGCCGAACTTGAATCGGCTCGCCGCCATGGAGCTCTATGGATCGCTGTATGGCATCCGAACGTCTCCGGTCGGATGGCTCGCTTCGAGGTTGTTGCAGACATCCTCACGGAATTAGCTCAGGGGCCGATGTGGCTGGCACCTCTCGGGACGATTGCTGGCTACGTCAACGATCGCATCGCCGACGGAAGCTTCAACCCGCGCGTTGATCTCCTGAGGACCTGA
- a CDS encoding urea carboxylase-associated family protein has translation MDNLVIPIPAREGWSASLKCGDTIRLIDVEGGQAADLWAYNPADHTEFLSAQHSRVHMGQAYPVEGWTFVTNQRRPILEFTRDDSPGRHDCLAAACDRFRYQILGADSGHASCEDTLIREAATHDIHVSRAPQPFNVFANFRVEPDGTFNLDECLTKAGDSATFTLLADAVVVISACPQDIVGFQPGGPTSMAVEISSRRAGDDGE, from the coding sequence ATGGACAACCTCGTCATCCCCATCCCCGCGCGTGAAGGCTGGAGCGCTAGCCTCAAATGCGGGGACACTATCCGTCTCATCGATGTTGAAGGCGGACAAGCCGCGGACCTGTGGGCCTATAACCCCGCTGACCATACAGAGTTTCTCAGCGCTCAGCACTCACGGGTTCACATGGGCCAGGCCTATCCCGTCGAGGGATGGACGTTCGTCACCAATCAGCGACGTCCTATTCTGGAATTTACACGAGACGACTCGCCGGGACGCCATGATTGCCTCGCTGCTGCGTGCGACCGCTTCCGGTATCAGATCCTCGGAGCCGACTCCGGGCATGCATCGTGCGAAGACACCCTCATCAGGGAAGCTGCAACGCATGACATTCACGTGTCCCGCGCGCCTCAGCCGTTCAACGTCTTCGCGAACTTTCGCGTTGAACCGGATGGAACCTTCAACCTCGACGAATGCCTTACGAAGGCCGGTGACAGTGCCACCTTCACACTCCTCGCCGACGCCGTGGTCGTGATTTCCGCATGCCCACAGGACATCGTCGGATTCCAACCGGGTGGCCCAACAAGCATGGCCGTCGAGATCTCATCCCGGCGGGCAGGAGACGACGGTGAATAG
- a CDS encoding cytosine permease, whose amino-acid sequence MNRALERPKAITIETHSIGWIPTKDRHGKAWHQGPLWFLGNLELFTIAIGFIGPGMGLSLGWSILAGVSGLLFGTVFMAAHATQGPVIGLPQMIQTRAQLGYRGVSITLIAAMLGQIGAIIAVLVLLSQGLAGTFGWDPKIVAFLAAMTGAILAIFGHNLIHRVFQILLYISTPFYIILTVAILAGGIPAADSAVPGTFVLAAFLTQFGAGAAWTISYAPFVSDYSRYLPSNTKSGKLMFWVALGASGSAVWLMAVGSWLASMLGATDAFVGVQLAGNTVFPGLGSLLTLLSVFALIGVIALNIYSGHLSLLTAIDSIRSIKPNRKTRVLVCAVFAAVVLLISLLITPSAVAVVSIILTVILYLLVPWTAFNLTDYFFVRKGHYKIADLLTPNGIYGSWNWRGLFSYGLGLAVEVPFVVLPGLFTGFFAENLGGADIAFIFGLLVSSLAYWLLHRGKDYNIGRTITPEDEARDSTLMSISNEGSDANTR is encoded by the coding sequence GTGAATAGAGCCCTAGAACGACCAAAGGCGATCACAATCGAGACCCACTCGATCGGATGGATTCCCACGAAGGATAGGCACGGCAAGGCATGGCATCAGGGACCACTCTGGTTCCTCGGCAACCTCGAACTCTTCACAATAGCGATCGGCTTCATCGGGCCGGGGATGGGACTATCGCTTGGATGGTCGATCCTCGCAGGCGTCAGCGGCCTACTCTTCGGCACTGTTTTCATGGCGGCGCATGCCACACAGGGACCGGTCATTGGGCTTCCCCAGATGATCCAGACTCGAGCGCAACTCGGTTACCGAGGGGTTTCCATTACCTTGATCGCCGCGATGCTCGGTCAGATCGGCGCGATCATCGCCGTACTCGTGTTGCTCTCACAAGGTCTCGCAGGAACCTTCGGCTGGGATCCGAAAATTGTCGCTTTTCTAGCTGCGATGACTGGTGCTATCCTCGCGATCTTCGGTCACAATCTAATTCACCGTGTCTTTCAGATCCTCCTCTACATCTCGACACCGTTTTATATCATTCTGACGGTCGCGATCCTCGCAGGAGGAATACCCGCTGCCGACTCCGCAGTGCCTGGAACATTCGTTCTCGCCGCATTCCTTACCCAGTTCGGAGCTGGAGCGGCGTGGACAATCTCTTATGCACCTTTCGTGTCAGACTATTCACGTTATCTGCCCAGCAACACAAAATCTGGCAAACTCATGTTCTGGGTAGCGCTGGGTGCAAGTGGCTCTGCTGTATGGCTCATGGCTGTCGGGTCGTGGCTGGCATCGATGCTGGGCGCCACGGATGCATTCGTTGGGGTGCAGCTCGCGGGCAACACCGTATTCCCTGGTCTGGGCAGCCTCCTGACATTACTTAGTGTTTTTGCGCTGATAGGTGTAATCGCTCTGAACATCTACAGTGGACACCTTTCACTACTCACCGCGATCGACTCAATTCGGTCAATAAAACCGAACCGCAAGACACGGGTGCTCGTCTGTGCCGTATTCGCGGCCGTAGTACTTCTGATCAGCTTGCTCATCACCCCAAGCGCAGTCGCCGTAGTTTCCATCATCCTGACAGTGATCCTGTACCTCCTGGTGCCATGGACTGCATTCAACCTGACGGACTACTTCTTCGTGCGCAAAGGGCATTACAAGATCGCGGACCTATTAACGCCCAACGGGATTTACGGCTCGTGGAACTGGCGAGGTCTGTTTTCCTACGGACTTGGGCTCGCTGTTGAAGTTCCGTTCGTGGTCCTACCAGGACTATTCACTGGATTTTTTGCCGAAAATCTCGGGGGAGCGGACATCGCTTTTATATTCGGATTGCTGGTTTCGAGCCTCGCATATTGGCTCCTGCACCGCGGGAAGGACTACAACATCGGCAGGACGATCACGCCAGAAGATGAAGCCCGAGATTCAACACTGATGTCAATATCAAATGAGGGTAGCGATGCAAACACCCGCTGA
- a CDS encoding IS3 family transposase (programmed frameshift), producing MPKPFPAEFRRDVVAVARKHEAPISQIAKDFGISEATLHNWLKKADVEDGVRPGVTEKEAAELRDARKRIRLLEQENEILRRAAAFFARELPPKMKFPLVLDLAADGIPVAVACRVLGFSKQAFYEWKRSPVSERDWSDAHLINAAVDVHRDDPGFGYRFIADELEDQGFSAGENRVARLCSSQRIWSVFAKKRGLTRKAGPPVHDDHVRRDFTATAPDRLWLTDITEHRTDEGKLYLCAIKDVYSNRIVGYSIDSRMKASLAVSALHNAIALREPEGTVIHSDRGSQFRSNAFVRTLKGNRLTGSMGRVGACADNAAMESFFSLLQKNVLDSQRWSTRADLRLAIVTWIEKTYHRKRRQRRLGRLTPVEFETINSGLKAA from the exons ATGCCCAAGCCTTTCCCCGCTGAGTTCCGCCGTGACGTGGTCGCCGTGGCACGCAAGCACGAAGCCCCGATCTCACAGATCGCTAAAGACTTCGGGATTTCCGAAGCGACCCTGCACAACTGGCTCAAGAAAGCCGACGTCGAGGACGGCGTCCGCCCCGGAGTGACGGAGAAGGAAGCGGCAGAACTCAGGGATGCCAGGAAGCGGATCCGGCTGCTGGAGCAGGAGAACGAGATTCTGCGCCGGGCAGCGGCCTTCTTCGCCCGGGAGCTGC CCCCCAAAATGAAGTTTCCGCTGGTCCTTGACCTTGCCGCGGACGGAATTCCCGTCGCGGTGGCCTGCCGGGTGCTGGGTTTCTCCAAACAGGCCTTCTACGAATGGAAGAGAAGTCCCGTCTCCGAGCGCGACTGGTCAGATGCCCACCTGATCAACGCGGCGGTGGACGTCCACCGGGACGATCCGGGGTTCGGGTACCGGTTTATCGCCGACGAGCTCGAAGACCAGGGTTTCAGCGCCGGAGAGAACCGGGTCGCACGGCTGTGCAGCAGCCAGCGGATCTGGTCTGTCTTCGCCAAGAAGCGCGGCCTGACCCGCAAGGCCGGCCCGCCCGTGCACGATGACCACGTCCGGCGGGACTTCACAGCAACGGCACCGGATCGGCTGTGGCTCACGGACATCACCGAGCACCGGACCGACGAGGGCAAGCTCTACCTGTGCGCCATCAAAGACGTCTACTCCAACCGGATCGTGGGTTACTCCATCGATTCCCGGATGAAGGCGTCCCTGGCAGTCTCGGCCCTGCACAACGCAATAGCGCTCCGGGAGCCGGAGGGAACCGTGATCCATAGTGACCGCGGCTCCCAATTCCGCTCAAACGCCTTCGTGCGGACGTTGAAGGGCAACCGGCTCACAGGATCGATGGGACGGGTCGGCGCGTGCGCCGATAACGCCGCCATGGAATCCTTCTTCTCGCTCCTGCAGAAGAACGTGCTGGACAGCCAGCGATGGTCCACAAGGGCGGACCTGCGCCTGGCCATCGTGACGTGGATCGAGAAAACGTACCACCGGAAACGCCGCCAGCGGCGCCTCGGACGGCTAACACCGGTCGAGTTTGAGACAATCAATAGCGGCCTCAAAGCCGCCTAG
- a CDS encoding LysR substrate-binding domain-containing protein — protein sequence MTGTRTRTILNEAREHGIDLRVVVETPHREAVVPLVLEGVGSAFVTSFVARETEARSGRIRARAPDQLRRLANSPLKTTHTSCCRVCKPCTSAQHYNGTCF from the coding sequence TTGACAGGAACTCGGACCCGAACAATTCTGAATGAAGCAAGAGAGCACGGTATCGACCTAAGGGTAGTGGTTGAAACTCCACACCGCGAAGCCGTTGTGCCTCTAGTTCTAGAGGGTGTCGGGAGCGCTTTCGTGACCAGCTTCGTGGCCCGGGAAACAGAAGCGCGGAGCGGTCGCATCCGCGCTCGAGCCCCGGATCAGCTACGACGTTTAGCTAATTCACCGCTCAAGACCACTCACACGAGCTGCTGCCGCGTTTGTAAACCATGCACTTCCGCTCAGCACTACAACGGCACATGCTTTTGA
- a CDS encoding sulfurtransferase has translation MSTRDSILHPFVDWTWCVDNWGRFVFVDTRWYLDGSSGKDAYDAGHIPDAVYVDMDESLSGPGSKEAGRNPLPDAEVFAQGIREAGISDSDTVIAYDDAGGVIAARLVWMLRSTGRSAAILDGGIASYPGELATEAPQRLEGDVSAQSWPSTLLADISDASSGQYKVVDARNRDRFEGHQDPIDPRPGHIPGAVNVPCRENLDSSGRLLPEVQLRENFARAGIISAEDIIAYCGSGVTACHNLLVLEQLGVGKGRLFVGGWSQYGHATDRPVETT, from the coding sequence ATGAGTACAAGGGATTCGATCTTGCACCCCTTTGTCGACTGGACCTGGTGCGTCGACAACTGGGGACGATTCGTTTTCGTGGATACCCGCTGGTATCTGGACGGGTCCTCGGGAAAGGACGCCTACGATGCTGGCCATATACCCGATGCCGTCTACGTCGACATGGACGAGTCGCTTTCCGGGCCAGGCTCGAAGGAAGCCGGGAGGAACCCGCTGCCCGATGCCGAAGTGTTTGCCCAAGGGATACGGGAAGCCGGAATTAGTGACTCTGACACCGTGATCGCCTACGACGACGCAGGTGGAGTCATCGCGGCCCGACTTGTCTGGATGCTCCGATCGACAGGCCGCAGTGCCGCGATCCTGGACGGAGGCATCGCCAGTTACCCGGGAGAACTCGCTACGGAGGCCCCGCAAAGACTGGAAGGAGACGTCTCGGCCCAATCATGGCCAAGCACCCTGCTCGCAGATATCTCGGACGCCTCCTCTGGTCAATACAAGGTCGTGGACGCGAGGAATCGTGACCGCTTCGAAGGGCACCAAGACCCCATCGACCCCCGCCCTGGCCACATACCCGGAGCAGTCAATGTCCCCTGCCGCGAGAACCTCGACTCCTCAGGAAGGTTGCTCCCGGAAGTGCAGCTACGCGAGAATTTCGCACGCGCCGGCATCATCTCCGCCGAGGACATCATCGCCTATTGCGGATCCGGAGTGACCGCCTGCCACAATCTGTTGGTTCTGGAGCAACTGGGAGTTGGGAAAGGCAGACTGTTCGTCGGCGGCTGGTCCCAGTACGGACACGCCACCGATAGGCCTGTCGAAACTACCTAG
- a CDS encoding DUF1016 N-terminal domain-containing protein, translating into MTQLEPDLPGDYAAALMTLKGLVREAQQRAQRVVNTAMIELYWNIGRTILDRQRNEPWGSKVLDRLAHDLRREFPHMKGLRTNVYNIRAFAAAWNGPEPIVQTPSGQLSWSHNVALLNKLDDHELRRWYASRAV; encoded by the coding sequence ATGACCCAGCTCGAACCGGACCTTCCTGGAGACTACGCTGCCGCACTCATGACCCTGAAAGGCCTTGTGCGTGAGGCTCAACAGCGGGCGCAGCGGGTCGTGAATACCGCCATGATCGAGCTTTACTGGAACATAGGGCGGACCATTCTGGACAGGCAGAGGAACGAGCCATGGGGGAGCAAGGTTCTCGACCGGCTCGCACACGACCTACGGAGAGAGTTCCCGCACATGAAGGGATTGCGAACCAATGTGTACAATATACGCGCCTTCGCTGCGGCATGGAACGGCCCGGAACCAATTGTCCAGACACCGTCTGGACAATTGAGCTGGAGTCACAACGTCGCGCTCCTGAACAAGCTGGACGACCACGAGCTTCGTCGATGGTACGCCTCAAGGGCCGTCTGA
- a CDS encoding PDDEXK nuclease domain-containing protein yields MLEHQILTSLHTRAGAAPNNLEARLPGEGTDLAREVAKDPLVLDFLGLTEDAQEHALEEAMTLRMAQTLAEFGAGFAFVGRQYHLDVDGGDFFIDLLLYHVPSDRYVVVELKAGKFKPEHLGQLNFYVAAVNDMLRLPRQAPTVGILVCGSRNERTVRYALDGSAQPLTVTSYTYEALPADEQATLPSPAAITAALEHDLTGALDA; encoded by the coding sequence ATGCTGGAACACCAGATCCTCACCAGCCTCCACACCCGCGCCGGTGCGGCACCAAACAACCTGGAGGCGAGGCTGCCCGGCGAAGGCACTGACTTGGCACGGGAGGTTGCTAAGGACCCTCTGGTGCTTGACTTTCTGGGTCTCACCGAGGATGCCCAGGAACATGCCCTGGAGGAGGCCATGACGCTTCGCATGGCCCAGACGTTGGCAGAGTTCGGGGCCGGCTTCGCTTTCGTTGGCCGCCAGTATCATCTCGACGTCGATGGAGGTGACTTCTTCATCGACCTCTTGCTCTACCACGTCCCTTCCGACCGTTACGTTGTGGTGGAACTGAAGGCCGGCAAATTCAAACCCGAGCATCTTGGTCAGTTGAACTTCTACGTCGCGGCAGTCAACGACATGCTCCGACTGCCCAGGCAAGCCCCAACTGTCGGGATCCTGGTGTGCGGGTCCAGGAACGAGCGCACTGTGCGCTACGCTCTCGATGGTTCCGCTCAGCCCTTGACCGTGACCTCCTACACGTACGAGGCACTTCCGGCTGATGAGCAGGCTACCCTGCCCTCCCCCGCGGCCATCACCGCTGCGCTAGAGCACGATCTGACGGGCGCTCTCGACGCGTGA
- a CDS encoding ATP-binding protein → MDPVSNPYSPGAGRKPAALVGRDQPRRDWQVAIERVEAGRTAQPFVLYGLRGVGKTVLLSDFRRAAAERDWLVAQVEAGAGKSLREALGEALHGPLADLARPSAGRRLLKALKTAVSFKASYDQSGTWNFGLDLAGASGGGADTGVLETDLRKLVHDLALAAEEENVGLAILIDEAQDLDQAELVALCAIAHAAAQDDWRVLFAFAGLPSLPRVLAEAKSYAERFNYEKIEELRGTVASEALTKPASEDGVEWDDPAVELIVDESAGYPYFLQQFGQDTWNAATGDRITYDDARVGAANGRAALDSGFFRARWDRATRAEQNYLRAMAEDGDNGSSSGEIASRLGRGPASFGPIRANLIAKGLVYAPEHGVIAFTVPGMAAFIKRQPH, encoded by the coding sequence ATGGACCCCGTATCCAATCCCTATTCGCCGGGGGCAGGGCGGAAGCCCGCGGCCCTTGTTGGCCGCGACCAGCCTCGGCGGGACTGGCAGGTCGCCATCGAACGAGTTGAGGCTGGCAGGACCGCCCAGCCGTTCGTACTCTACGGTTTGAGGGGAGTCGGGAAGACGGTGTTGCTTTCAGACTTCCGCCGAGCAGCCGCTGAACGAGACTGGCTGGTCGCGCAGGTAGAAGCGGGCGCTGGCAAGTCACTACGTGAGGCGTTAGGAGAGGCCCTTCATGGCCCTCTTGCCGATCTGGCACGTCCTTCGGCCGGGCGGCGACTGCTCAAAGCCTTAAAGACGGCCGTCAGCTTCAAAGCGTCCTATGACCAGAGCGGAACATGGAACTTCGGATTGGACCTGGCCGGGGCGTCCGGTGGGGGAGCAGACACCGGCGTCCTCGAAACCGACCTCCGGAAGCTCGTTCACGACCTAGCCTTAGCGGCGGAAGAGGAGAATGTGGGCTTGGCCATCTTGATTGATGAGGCCCAAGACCTTGATCAGGCTGAATTGGTGGCCCTGTGCGCAATCGCCCACGCCGCGGCACAAGATGACTGGCGTGTCCTTTTCGCGTTTGCCGGCCTTCCGAGTCTGCCGAGAGTTCTCGCCGAGGCGAAGTCCTATGCGGAACGATTCAACTACGAAAAGATCGAGGAACTGCGAGGAACTGTCGCATCCGAAGCCTTAACCAAACCAGCAAGCGAAGACGGAGTCGAGTGGGACGACCCAGCCGTGGAATTGATCGTTGACGAGAGCGCCGGCTACCCGTACTTCCTGCAGCAATTCGGACAGGACACGTGGAACGCCGCCACCGGCGACAGAATCACCTACGACGATGCGCGAGTCGGCGCTGCCAACGGTCGGGCGGCTCTCGATAGCGGCTTCTTTCGAGCACGCTGGGACAGGGCGACCAGAGCCGAACAGAACTACCTCAGGGCCATGGCCGAAGACGGCGACAACGGCAGTTCATCCGGTGAAATTGCATCAAGACTAGGACGAGGCCCTGCCAGCTTCGGTCCAATTCGAGCGAACCTGATCGCAAAGGGTCTCGTCTACGCTCCGGAGCATGGGGTCATTGCATTCACGGTTCCAGGAATGGCGGCCTTTATCAAACGCCAGCCCCATTGA